Proteins co-encoded in one Nonlabens agnitus genomic window:
- a CDS encoding CsgE family curli-type amyloid fiber assembly protein, which yields MKYALFLLLLITGFSEAQESLYNKTVKAEILMEDQGGFLNITGMASNLTDADQSIHYELAVIKKDTATNNNTKNNQTGRGVLKSKTQGVLSTTKVNLNIPDLLTIMLLIYDEDDKLIGKDLKRIEPNTIQLEKKPVTTYDGIEITGLVTRDIRTAPARRFYDYFYKEYKKYRLNGSKVVTINEQFGQGRFTRIEVLVGTEVIYQFFLNPNLDFIEQMGDYCIRLVYQKFQKDKLIQAQLNN from the coding sequence ATGAAATATGCATTATTTCTTCTTTTATTAATTACCGGCTTTTCAGAAGCCCAAGAATCTCTTTATAACAAAACTGTCAAAGCCGAAATTTTGATGGAGGATCAAGGAGGTTTTTTAAATATTACGGGTATGGCCTCCAACCTGACAGATGCGGACCAAAGTATACATTATGAATTAGCTGTAATTAAAAAAGATACCGCCACAAATAACAACACTAAAAACAATCAAACGGGTAGAGGAGTCTTAAAATCAAAAACTCAAGGTGTATTATCTACAACTAAAGTAAACCTGAATATTCCAGACTTATTGACAATCATGTTATTAATCTATGATGAAGATGATAAGTTAATAGGCAAAGATCTAAAAAGGATAGAACCTAACACCATACAACTGGAAAAGAAACCAGTCACTACTTATGACGGTATTGAAATCACGGGTTTAGTCACTAGAGATATAAGGACGGCACCAGCTCGTAGATTTTACGATTACTTTTATAAGGAATACAAGAAGTACCGTTTAAATGGTAGTAAAGTAGTCACTATAAATGAACAGTTTGGTCAAGGTCGCTTTACAAGGATCGAGGTGCTTGTAGGAACTGAGGTAATCTACCAATTTTTTCTAAACCCTAACCTGGATTTCATTGAACAAATGGGCGATTACTGTATTCGTTTGGTCTATCAAAAATTTCAAAAAGATAAATTAATTCAAGCTCAATTAAATAACTAA
- a CDS encoding curli assembly protein CsgF produces MLKKITTLLPLLFAFCFCTDLSAQQFTYKPINPAFGGDTFNYQWMLQSAEAQNKFTDPNASRGREDQSDLDSFADGLNRQLLSQLSRSLLQSQFDFNEGLQPGTFSFGNLEVEVLQSLDGLVVNILDTSTGDTTQVVIPNN; encoded by the coding sequence ATGCTCAAGAAAATTACAACACTGCTCCCGTTGTTATTTGCGTTTTGCTTTTGTACAGATCTCAGCGCACAGCAATTCACCTATAAACCTATTAATCCTGCTTTTGGAGGTGATACCTTCAACTACCAGTGGATGCTTCAAAGTGCAGAGGCTCAAAATAAATTTACTGATCCCAATGCGAGTCGCGGTCGAGAAGATCAATCAGATCTTGACTCTTTCGCTGACGGGCTCAACAGGCAGCTTCTAAGTCAGTTGTCGAGATCCCTTTTACAGTCTCAATTTGATTTTAACGAGGGTTTGCAGCCAGGTACTTTTTCTTTTGGTAATCTAGAGGTAGAGGTTCTACAATCCCTAGACGGTTTAGTGGTCAATATATTGGACACGAGTACTGGAGATACCACCCAGGTAGTTATACCAAATAACTAA
- a CDS encoding CsgG/HfaB family protein, protein MNYFKRPLGLILLLLIVTSCGSYFSQPLDIQNARIGETTDATYTLRNLPPPTAPAVVGVYRFEDQTGQFKQTENGSTFSNAVTQGGTTILIKALEDSRWFTPIERENLDNLLNERQIINTTRKDYALQTGTQQQPLPALLYAGVLIEGGIVSYDTNVLTGGVGARYFGAGGSSKYRQDRVTIYLRAVNTQTGKIAKTVYVSKSIYSQAVDASLFRYVNFRRLLEAETGFTRNEPGQLAVKEAIEKAVEALIIEGIEVGLWYPEGGDTVAQKLITDYRSEKEVAERTDVYQRELLDRRSKWRFEAGAGGTYANNDLGNPYYEYSLTAGLKYNLSPFLGINAQGNGYRIKNTGLLNRQFVSTDLNLEFTVLPYEKFSPFIYAGPGINFANSFKISDFKAQAGLGFEYLISPSIGIKVYGDYNVVFSDQMDYEVAGVRDDQYYKFGAGINIYLGNNQAKENSPNYIQRREARELKRLSKRQNENDSTGIIVDSLSRKRTNQNSNQGQ, encoded by the coding sequence ATGAATTACTTCAAAAGGCCGCTTGGGCTTATATTGCTTTTGTTGATAGTCACCAGCTGTGGTTCTTACTTTAGCCAGCCATTAGACATACAGAACGCGAGAATAGGTGAAACTACAGATGCGACCTACACCTTAAGGAACCTGCCACCACCAACAGCACCCGCTGTAGTTGGAGTTTATCGATTTGAAGATCAAACAGGTCAATTTAAGCAAACCGAAAATGGTTCTACCTTTAGTAATGCGGTTACTCAAGGTGGAACAACAATTCTAATTAAGGCACTTGAAGATTCTCGATGGTTTACACCTATAGAAAGAGAAAATCTAGACAATTTGCTTAATGAACGTCAGATTATTAATACGACACGTAAAGATTATGCTCTTCAAACAGGTACTCAACAACAACCTTTACCAGCATTATTATATGCAGGTGTATTAATAGAAGGTGGTATTGTTTCATATGACACTAACGTATTAACTGGTGGAGTGGGCGCACGATATTTTGGCGCGGGAGGATCCAGTAAATACCGTCAAGATCGTGTCACCATTTATTTGAGAGCCGTGAATACACAAACTGGTAAAATTGCAAAAACGGTTTATGTTTCTAAATCAATTTACTCACAGGCTGTCGACGCAAGTCTGTTTAGATATGTAAACTTTAGGCGCTTACTAGAAGCCGAAACTGGATTCACAAGAAATGAACCGGGCCAATTAGCTGTTAAGGAAGCTATCGAAAAGGCTGTTGAAGCATTGATAATAGAAGGAATCGAAGTGGGCTTGTGGTACCCTGAAGGAGGTGATACAGTAGCGCAAAAGTTGATAACCGATTATAGAAGCGAAAAAGAAGTTGCAGAACGTACAGACGTATATCAACGCGAGCTTCTAGACCGTCGCAGTAAATGGCGCTTTGAAGCAGGTGCGGGTGGTACTTACGCAAATAACGATTTAGGAAATCCCTACTATGAATACTCTCTGACTGCAGGTCTAAAGTACAACCTCTCACCATTCTTAGGCATCAATGCCCAGGGTAACGGCTACCGTATTAAAAATACGGGATTGCTTAATAGGCAATTTGTAAGTACAGACCTGAATTTAGAATTCACCGTTTTACCTTATGAGAAATTCTCCCCTTTTATATATGCAGGTCCAGGAATTAATTTTGCTAATAGTTTTAAAATTAGCGACTTTAAGGCGCAAGCAGGCTTAGGGTTTGAGTACTTGATTTCTCCTAGCATTGGAATAAAGGTTTATGGTGATTACAACGTTGTGTTTAGCGATCAAATGGATTACGAGGTTGCTGGAGTACGTGATGACCAGTACTATAAGTTTGGCGCAGGAATCAATATTTATTTGGGTAATAATCAGGCAAAAGAAAACTCACCTAATTACATACAACGTCGTGAAGCCAGAGAGCTTAAAAGATTAAGCAAACGGCAAAATGAAAATGATAGCACAGGCATTATTGTGGATTCGCTTTCGCGAAAGCGAACTAATCAAAATTCAAATCAAGGACAATGA